Proteins found in one Homalodisca vitripennis isolate AUS2020 chromosome 4, UT_GWSS_2.1, whole genome shotgun sequence genomic segment:
- the LOC124361487 gene encoding altered inheritance of mitochondria protein 3, with protein sequence MLSIWLLASLVQTCLCGGLYQAAAPVSSVEAHGPLARLALDSMGATGGVHYYSGSHVPLAPAPAAVPVAPAGVHIAPAALRVAPAGVHIAQAAVPYAAAAPVDLVHHVPAVADVPVTKYVAQPGYVQKLVDVAKAKVAVAKLQVRRPAIQKQFFDIEERTIVRPVGSAVVELDEPLSKTVSSPFTVIPAGHHTVAQFQQPLAYPVNSNLVSYYPSQIPVQSYPAFIQQTQGVVQIPQQSFPFPQPPQQLPSAPEQPQQPNPPASTPPQQTPSFPQPSNPSLDDSFPNAEFDSSDTVVVDNPDFSRSSIQGNEQPEPNTETDTASGEFRSRSQEQTRNDINEQDTQPDQSAMVQQILNEFQGRQLLRQFFRENDLQPIQRFQQPQPLQFQPLQPFQQAQNSPSMQPQPLQRSQESTSSEENTSAPTESSTETTTQEASSTTTESEIPTLFRSSLDALQPNAQGVQSKSYSSEGQIPSVRNLSPEESQDNQQKLIELLTGRGEISEVSLGRSGVKLSSVGDSGVVRGRVLSVTPSPRTAGDERVSTRRVVVSRPIQTLEEVDIHQPFTKLERVAVHEPALLKTAHTHLARVPTALPVVSRAVAPVLYH encoded by the coding sequence ATGTTGAGCATCTGGCTACTAGCAAGTCTCGTGCAGACTTGTCTGTGTGGTGGTCTGTACCAAGCGGCCGCTCCTGTGTCCTCTGTAGAGGCTCACGGACCTCTAGCTCGTCTGGCGCTTGACTCCATGGGAGCGACAGGAGGAGTTCACTACTACAGCGGTTCTCACGTTCCTCTAGCTCCAGCTCCAGCGGCAGTTCCTGTAGCTCCAGCGGGTGTACATATAGCTCCAGCAGCTCTTCGTGTAGCTCCAGCGGGGGTACATATAGCTCAAGCAGCTGTTCCGTATGCAGCCGCAGCTCCTGTAGACCTAGTCCACCATGTTCCTGCAGTTGCCGATGTCCCTGTCACCAAATATGTAGCACAGCCCGGCTACGTCCAGAAATTAGTGGACGTTGCAAAAGCGAAGGTCGCTGTTGCGAAGCTTCAAGTAAGACGGCCCGCTATACAAAAGCAGTTTTTCGACATCGAAGAGCGCACCATAGTCCGCCCCGTCGGTTCCGCCGTCGTGGAGCTCGATGAGCCTCTCTCCAAGACCGTCAGCTCTCCGTTCACAGTGATTCCGGCCGGACACCACACGGTGGCCCAGTTCCAGCAACCTCTAGCCTATCCTGTGAACTCCAATCTCGTTTCTTATTACCCGTCTCAAATTCCTGTGCAGAGTTATCCTGCATTCATCCAACAGACTCAAGGGGTTGTGCAAATTCCTCAGCAGTCATTCCCTTTCCCTCAGCCTCCCCAGCAGTTGCCTTCAGCGCCCGAGCAGCCTCAACAACCTAACCCTCCAGCATCTACGCCTCCACAGCAGACCCCTTCCTTCCCCCAACCGTCTAATCCTAGCCTCGATGACTCATTCCCAAATGCAGAGTTTGACTCATCAGATACGGTCGTCGTTGACAACCCTGATTTTAGCAGATCGAGCATCCAAGGTAATGAACAACCAGAGCCTAATACCGAAACCGACACAGCTTCCGGAGAATTTAGAAGTAGATCGCAAGAACAAACTAGAAACGATATCAATGAGCAAGATACACAGCCAGATCAATCAGCTATGGTCCAGCAAATATTGAACGAGTTTCAAGGGCGACAGCTATTGAGGCAGTTCTTCAGAGAGAACGACCTGCAACCCATTCAAAGATTTCAGCAGCCCCAACCACTTCAGTTCCAACCCCTTCAGCCGTTCCAACAAGCACAAAATTCTCCTAGCATGCAGCCTCAACCACTCCAGCGGTCACAGGAATCAACATCCAGCGAAGAGAACACATCTGCACCGACAGAAAGTAGCACTGAGACCACAACTCAAGAGGCTTCGTCGACAACTACAGAATCTGAAATTCCAACTTTGTTCCGATCATCCTTAGATGCTCTTCAGCCGAATGCCCAAGGAGTACAAAGCAAATCGTACTCAAGTGAAGGCCAGATCCCTTCGGTGAGGAATTTGAGCCCGGAGGAATCACAAGACAACCAACAAAAATTGATAGAGCTGCTCACAGGAAGAGGTGAAATTTCCGAGGTGAGCCTGGGGAGGTCCGGGGTGAAGTTGTCATCTGTGGGGGACTCAGGGGTCGTGAGGGGAAGAGTTCTATCTGTGACACCGTCCCCGCGCACAGCAGGTGACGAGAGAGTGTCTACCAGAAGGGTTGTGGTTAGCCGCCCCATACAGACCTTGGAAGAGGTGGATATCCATCAACCCTTCACCAAACTCGAGAGGGTAGCTGTCCACGAGCCTGCCTTACTCAAGACTGCTCATACCCACCTCGCCAGGGTCCCGACCGCTTTACCAGTGGTCAGTCGAGCAGTGGCTCCTGTACTCTATCACTAA